One part of the Dyadobacter sp. 676 genome encodes these proteins:
- a CDS encoding GIY-YIG nuclease family protein: MAYVVYILFSDVLNKYYVGQTQDLGSRLQRHNEGRVNFTSKGVPWKLIQSFECPDRSEAVHLESKIKKRG; encoded by the coding sequence ATGGCCTACGTAGTTTACATCTTGTTTAGCGATGTTTTGAATAAGTACTACGTTGGGCAAACGCAGGATCTGGGAAGTAGGCTGCAAAGGCATAATGAAGGACGCGTTAATTTCACATCAAAGGGAGTCCCTTGGAAATTGATTCAGTCGTTTGAATGCCCGGACCGGTCAGAAGCAGTCCACTTAGAATCGAAAATTAAAAAAAGGGGATAA
- a CDS encoding HAD family hydrolase, translated as MVLNQNKCVFLDRDGVLNEDCPDYLYKLEELVIPEGVVEALQMLKEAGYLLIVITNQAGIAKGLYTAENVYAIHEAMQKASGNALDDLYFSPYHPAYSGNSLSRKPGSLLIEKAMAKYAIDPAQSWMIGDRDRDMEAGKNVGLKTVHIIPNAEKSTGDYAAVNLLEAARLILQQ; from the coding sequence ATGGTTTTGAATCAAAATAAATGTGTATTCCTCGATCGCGACGGAGTACTGAATGAGGATTGCCCGGATTATTTGTACAAGCTGGAAGAGCTCGTTATACCCGAAGGTGTCGTCGAAGCATTGCAAATGCTGAAAGAGGCGGGTTATCTGCTAATTGTCATCACCAACCAGGCCGGCATTGCCAAAGGACTTTATACGGCGGAGAACGTATATGCCATTCACGAAGCGATGCAAAAGGCCTCCGGTAACGCACTCGACGATTTGTATTTCTCGCCTTACCACCCGGCCTATTCCGGTAACTCATTATCGCGGAAACCGGGCTCGTTGCTGATCGAGAAGGCCATGGCCAAATATGCTATTGATCCAGCACAATCGTGGATGATCGGCGACCGGGACCGGGATATGGAAGCAGGAAAAAATGTAGGCTTAAAAACGGTTCACATCATCCCGAATGCAGAAAAATCGACGGGAGACTACGCCGCTGTGAATTTGCTGGAAGCCGCCAGGCTGATATTGCAGCAGTAA
- a CDS encoding efflux RND transporter permease subunit, producing MKFNEYKTLGFTNWCVENRTTIYIFTFIITLAGFMVYNNLPKEQFPDIKIPQIYINTVYFGTAPADIENTINKPIEKQLKSLNGVKKIKSNALQDVSVILVEFTPDVAVEVALQRVRDAVDKAKTDLPQNLDSGPTAQDVNFSEFPIMNVNIAGNYSLKQLKEYAEDLQDGIEALPEITRVDILGALNREIQINVNLDRMKATGLTFYDIQTAVQGENINVSGGELNVEGVRRTLRVKGEYTNVNDMANIRIRTATGATVRLGDIAEVVDSFEEQQDFARLANKSVITLNVIKRSGENLVDAADKIEDVIADFKENRFPAGLDIKITADQSIQTRADLHDLINTVVLGFIFVVLVLMFFMGVRDAIFVGLSVPLSALVAFVLMPIIGPMVGTEFTLNTIVLFAFLLGIGLVVDDAIVVIENTHRLFNQHKDWTIQQAVKAAAGEVFIPVLSGTLTTIAPFFPLLFWSGIVGEFMKFMPLTLIITLGASLFVAYVMNPVFAVSFMGRHEEEKEAHDTSFKAIRRPVIILVVAALLGYLIDRGIGNFFVFILILWIFNHYILTPRILVPFQDHLLPALKNGYRRLIDWLLRGWRPVFAIIGVFLLLIATFIITGIAQPKVLFFPSGDPDYVYVYNKLPIGTDARVTDSVTKIIEKRVFEVLEKEKAMDMVNSVIANVGKNAGDPYNPDRSATPHKSKVTVAFVYGTERGGRSSEVILRKIRDAVSGIPGAEISVEREAVGPPTGKPISIEISGDEFEVLQKLEKDVLKKVQESGIEGIDQLRSDLVTNKPEIVIDIDREKAQREGISSQQIALAVRTALFGLEVSKFRDDKDEYPIMVRLEKDDREQIEKLLSLNVVYRDMNMGGALRQVPITSVANIHYSTTFSQINRQDQRRIVTLGSDVLPGYNANEIVAQIQNLVEEMEVPNGYTIKMGGEQEEQAESMAFLGTAFGAAIMLIYLILATQFNSVIKPFIIFFTIVLSLIGVLLGFVIFQKDFSVIMSGVGIIALAGIVVKNGILLIEFIEELRGRGYPMREAIIEGGAIRLTPVLLTASAAVLGLVPLALGITVDFVGLFRDLEPHLIVGGPSSVFWNILAWTIIFGLTFSTILTLVMVPCMYYVNERVRDKWFRKGEPEAVNPNWRNETI from the coding sequence ATGAAATTTAACGAATATAAAACCCTTGGATTCACCAACTGGTGCGTAGAGAACAGGACGACGATCTACATCTTTACGTTCATCATCACGTTGGCGGGGTTTATGGTGTACAATAACTTGCCGAAAGAGCAGTTCCCGGACATCAAGATCCCGCAGATTTACATCAACACGGTTTATTTCGGAACTGCACCGGCCGATATCGAAAACACGATCAACAAACCGATCGAGAAACAGCTCAAATCCCTCAACGGGGTTAAAAAGATCAAATCCAATGCATTGCAGGACGTTTCGGTAATCCTGGTGGAATTTACGCCGGATGTGGCCGTCGAAGTGGCTTTGCAGCGGGTGAGGGACGCGGTGGATAAGGCGAAGACCGACTTGCCCCAAAACCTCGACTCCGGCCCCACGGCCCAGGACGTGAATTTCTCGGAGTTCCCGATCATGAACGTCAACATCGCCGGCAATTATTCTCTGAAACAACTGAAAGAATATGCCGAAGATTTGCAGGATGGGATCGAAGCATTGCCTGAAATTACCCGTGTGGACATTCTCGGTGCTTTGAACCGCGAAATCCAGATCAATGTGAACCTGGACCGTATGAAGGCGACCGGTCTCACATTTTATGACATACAAACGGCGGTCCAGGGTGAAAACATCAACGTTTCGGGGGGCGAACTCAACGTGGAAGGGGTACGCCGGACCTTGCGGGTGAAAGGCGAATATACCAACGTAAACGACATGGCGAATATCCGCATCCGCACCGCAACAGGCGCCACCGTCCGCCTTGGCGACATTGCGGAGGTAGTCGACAGCTTTGAAGAGCAACAGGATTTCGCACGGCTGGCCAACAAATCGGTAATCACCCTGAACGTAATCAAACGGTCGGGCGAAAACCTTGTTGACGCGGCGGATAAAATCGAAGATGTAATCGCCGATTTCAAGGAAAACCGCTTTCCTGCCGGTTTGGACATTAAAATCACTGCCGACCAGTCGATCCAGACCCGCGCCGATTTGCATGACCTGATCAACACCGTCGTACTGGGCTTTATTTTCGTGGTCCTTGTACTGATGTTCTTCATGGGCGTGCGCGACGCGATCTTCGTGGGGCTTTCGGTGCCGTTATCCGCGTTGGTTGCATTTGTATTGATGCCGATTATCGGCCCGATGGTCGGAACGGAATTTACATTGAACACCATCGTGCTCTTCGCATTCCTGCTCGGTATCGGGCTTGTTGTGGACGACGCGATCGTGGTAATCGAAAACACGCACCGCTTGTTCAACCAGCACAAGGACTGGACGATCCAGCAAGCGGTAAAAGCGGCGGCTGGCGAGGTGTTTATCCCGGTACTTTCCGGTACATTGACAACCATTGCGCCGTTTTTCCCCCTGCTTTTCTGGTCGGGAATCGTCGGAGAGTTTATGAAATTCATGCCTCTGACGCTCATCATCACACTGGGAGCGTCGCTTTTCGTAGCCTATGTAATGAACCCGGTATTCGCCGTGTCGTTCATGGGCCGCCATGAAGAGGAAAAAGAGGCCCACGATACAAGTTTCAAGGCTATCCGCAGGCCCGTGATCATACTGGTGGTAGCTGCATTGCTGGGCTATCTCATCGACCGTGGTATCGGCAATTTCTTTGTATTCATTCTGATTCTCTGGATTTTCAACCACTACATTCTGACACCGAGAATCCTCGTTCCCTTCCAGGATCACCTCTTACCTGCCTTGAAAAACGGCTATCGGAGGCTCATTGACTGGCTTTTGAGAGGTTGGCGGCCGGTATTCGCGATTATCGGTGTTTTCCTTCTGCTGATTGCCACATTCATAATCACCGGCATTGCCCAACCCAAAGTATTGTTCTTCCCCAGCGGTGACCCCGATTATGTGTATGTTTATAACAAACTGCCTATCGGAACCGACGCCCGCGTAACCGACTCTGTGACCAAGATCATCGAAAAACGTGTTTTTGAAGTGCTGGAAAAAGAAAAGGCGATGGATATGGTCAACTCCGTGATCGCCAACGTAGGTAAAAACGCGGGCGACCCATATAACCCCGATCGTTCGGCTACGCCGCATAAATCGAAAGTGACGGTCGCGTTCGTGTATGGCACCGAACGCGGCGGCCGGTCTTCGGAGGTAATCCTGCGCAAGATCCGGGATGCTGTTTCGGGCATTCCCGGGGCCGAAATTTCCGTGGAGCGCGAAGCGGTAGGTCCTCCTACGGGTAAGCCTATTTCTATCGAAATTTCGGGCGATGAGTTTGAAGTACTTCAAAAACTGGAAAAAGATGTTCTTAAAAAGGTACAGGAATCGGGCATTGAAGGCATTGACCAGCTCCGTTCCGATCTCGTTACGAACAAGCCTGAAATTGTAATTGATATCGACCGGGAGAAAGCGCAGCGTGAAGGCATCAGTTCGCAGCAGATCGCCTTGGCCGTTCGTACCGCGTTGTTTGGTCTGGAAGTTTCCAAATTCCGTGACGACAAGGATGAATATCCGATCATGGTAAGACTTGAAAAAGACGACCGCGAACAAATTGAGAAACTGTTGAGCCTGAATGTGGTTTACCGCGATATGAATATGGGCGGTGCATTGCGCCAGGTACCCATTACTTCGGTGGCGAATATTCATTACTCGACCACATTCAGCCAGATCAACCGTCAGGACCAGCGACGGATCGTTACCTTAGGCTCGGATGTATTACCCGGTTATAACGCCAACGAAATCGTGGCCCAGATTCAGAACCTCGTTGAGGAAATGGAAGTCCCGAATGGCTATACCATCAAAATGGGCGGCGAACAGGAAGAGCAGGCCGAGTCCATGGCGTTCCTCGGGACCGCATTCGGTGCCGCTATTATGCTGATTTACCTCATCCTGGCAACGCAGTTCAACTCGGTTATCAAGCCATTCATTATTTTCTTCACCATCGTGCTTTCACTGATCGGCGTATTGCTGGGCTTTGTGATCTTCCAGAAAGACTTCTCGGTGATCATGTCGGGCGTGGGTATCATCGCATTGGCCGGTATTGTGGTGAAAAACGGAATCCTGCTCATCGAATTCATCGAAGAGCTCCGCGGGCGCGGGTACCCGATGCGCGAAGCCATTATCGAGGGCGGCGCGATCCGTCTGACCCCCGTACTGCTGACAGCCTCCGCGGCGGTACTTGGCCTGGTACCGCTTGCATTGGGGATAACAGTCGACTTCGTGGGCCTCTTCCGTGATCTGGAACCGCACCTGATCGTCGGCGGCCCGAGTTCGGTTTTCTGGAATATTCTGGCCTGGACGATTATTTTCGGTCTTACATTCTCCACCATACTAACTCTCGTAATGGTTCCTTGCATGTATTATGTCAACGAGCGCGTCCGCGATAAGTGGTTCAGGAAAGGAGAACCGGAGGCGGTGAATCCGAATTGGCGGAACGAAACAATCTAA
- a CDS encoding arginine decarboxylase: MKSYIDLIQQTFEFPTMEFNVDNNELLFNNVPLMDIIKEHGTPLKINYLPKIGEHIENANMFFRNAFKRHNYKGTYTYCYCTKSSHFSFVLEEALKHNIHIETSSAFDIPIIRELYRRGKVNKSTYILANGYKLPRYTQYLSELINEGFNVVPILDNLKEIESYEQQVTADSVQFGMRIATDEEPNFAFYTSRLGIRYNDVQQLYKEKIEPNPRFKLKMLHFFINTGIKDSAYYWSELTRFMFKYCEMKKICPDLDSIDIGGGLPIQTSLQSNYDYQQMIDEIIENIQWICNKNNVPVPHIFTEFGSYTVGESGAVIYEIIDKKLQNDKELWYMINGSFITQLPDSWGMNQKYIMLPINNWDNPYQKVNLGGLTCDSQDFYNSEMHSADLYMPIFEDNEPQYIGFFHTGAYQESLGGYGGIQHCLIPAPKHVLVDRDEEGRITTRVFADEQNSDSMLRILGFKEEPFGAQDSKPAVEKPHVEPEEELAETKI, encoded by the coding sequence ATGAAAAGCTACATTGACCTGATTCAGCAGACGTTCGAGTTTCCCACCATGGAGTTCAACGTTGATAATAATGAGTTGCTGTTCAACAATGTACCTCTGATGGATATCATCAAGGAACATGGTACGCCGTTAAAGATCAATTATCTGCCCAAGATCGGGGAACACATCGAGAATGCGAACATGTTCTTCCGGAATGCCTTCAAAAGACACAACTACAAAGGCACCTATACCTATTGCTATTGCACGAAATCGTCGCATTTCAGCTTTGTGCTGGAAGAGGCTTTGAAGCACAACATCCATATCGAAACCTCATCGGCTTTCGATATCCCCATTATCCGGGAGCTTTACCGCCGTGGCAAGGTTAATAAGAGTACTTACATTCTGGCAAATGGCTATAAACTGCCGCGCTACACGCAATACCTGAGCGAGCTGATCAACGAAGGTTTCAACGTGGTGCCTATCCTGGACAACCTCAAAGAGATCGAATCGTACGAACAACAGGTGACGGCGGATTCGGTGCAGTTCGGAATGCGCATTGCGACGGACGAGGAACCGAATTTTGCATTCTATACTTCGCGTCTGGGAATCCGTTATAATGATGTTCAGCAGCTTTATAAGGAGAAGATCGAGCCAAATCCTCGTTTCAAGCTCAAAATGCTGCATTTCTTCATTAATACGGGTATCAAGGATAGCGCCTATTACTGGAGCGAATTGACCCGCTTTATGTTCAAGTACTGCGAAATGAAGAAAATCTGCCCGGATCTCGACTCGATCGACATCGGCGGCGGCCTTCCGATCCAGACTTCACTGCAATCGAACTACGATTACCAGCAGATGATCGACGAGATCATCGAGAATATTCAGTGGATCTGCAATAAGAACAACGTTCCGGTGCCGCATATTTTCACGGAGTTCGGAAGCTACACCGTCGGTGAAAGCGGCGCGGTGATCTATGAAATCATCGACAAAAAGCTTCAAAACGACAAAGAGCTCTGGTACATGATCAACGGCTCGTTTATTACCCAGCTGCCCGATTCGTGGGGAATGAACCAGAAATACATTATGCTGCCGATCAACAACTGGGATAATCCTTACCAAAAGGTGAACCTCGGTGGCCTGACGTGCGACTCGCAGGATTTTTATAATTCAGAAATGCACAGCGCCGATTTGTATATGCCTATTTTCGAAGATAACGAGCCGCAATACATTGGTTTCTTCCACACAGGAGCTTATCAGGAATCACTGGGAGGTTATGGCGGCATCCAGCATTGCCTGATCCCTGCACCGAAACATGTGCTGGTGGATCGCGACGAAGAAGGCCGCATTACGACGCGCGTCTTCGCCGATGAGCAAAACAGCGATTCGATGCTGCGGATCTTAGGTTTCAAAGAGGAGCCTTTCGGAGCGCAGGATAGCAAGCCGGCTGTTGAAAAGCCGCATGTGGAACCGGAGGAAGAATTAGCGGAAACAAAAATCTGA
- a CDS encoding efflux RND transporter periplasmic adaptor subunit, which produces MKSNILIITAFASLLAACSAKKEGLEGKKEELAQLKAQQAENDKKIKALEIEIGKLDPKKTTEAKVKPVSIDTLNAETFRHYVELQGTVDAKNNVMITPKTGGAVVAMYVKEGDAVKAGSVIGKIDNSILVETIEELKTSLSLANTLYEKQKNLWDQKIGTELQYLQAKNNKESLEKKLATLNTQLSQTNIVSPMSGVVDMVNVKVGEMASPGVGVVRVVNLSNLKVSAKVSDVYAASVKKGDEVIIKFPDLKKEYKARISFVSTAVDPLSRTFTIEANLPSDRDIKPNMMAQVQINDATRKNALVIDQNYVQSTEKGNVVYVAVTEGNKKVARAREVKTGLSYNGKVEILSGLSAGDHLITLGYQEVSDGQPISY; this is translated from the coding sequence ATGAAAAGCAATATTCTGATCATAACCGCCTTCGCCTCGTTGCTGGCTGCCTGCTCGGCCAAAAAAGAAGGCCTGGAAGGAAAGAAAGAAGAGCTTGCGCAACTCAAAGCACAACAGGCCGAGAACGACAAGAAAATCAAAGCGCTGGAAATCGAAATCGGCAAACTGGACCCGAAGAAAACGACGGAAGCCAAAGTAAAACCTGTTTCGATAGATACACTGAATGCGGAGACTTTCAGGCATTATGTGGAATTGCAGGGCACGGTGGATGCTAAAAATAATGTCATGATTACGCCCAAAACTGGCGGTGCCGTCGTGGCGATGTATGTAAAAGAAGGCGACGCGGTTAAAGCGGGAAGCGTTATCGGTAAAATCGACAACAGCATCCTGGTAGAAACCATCGAAGAGCTGAAAACATCGCTGAGCCTGGCTAATACGCTTTATGAAAAGCAGAAAAACCTCTGGGACCAGAAAATCGGCACGGAGCTTCAATACCTGCAGGCGAAAAACAACAAGGAGTCGCTGGAAAAGAAACTGGCCACTCTGAATACCCAACTTTCGCAGACCAACATCGTATCGCCGATGTCCGGTGTTGTGGATATGGTAAATGTAAAAGTAGGTGAAATGGCTTCTCCCGGCGTGGGCGTGGTGCGTGTGGTGAACCTTAGCAACCTGAAAGTTTCAGCCAAAGTATCGGACGTTTACGCTGCCAGCGTGAAAAAAGGCGATGAGGTGATTATCAAATTCCCTGATCTGAAAAAAGAGTACAAGGCCAGAATTTCCTTTGTGAGTACAGCCGTGGACCCATTGTCGCGAACTTTCACAATCGAAGCCAACCTGCCCTCCGACCGCGACATTAAACCCAATATGATGGCACAGGTGCAGATCAACGACGCTACCCGTAAAAACGCTTTGGTAATAGACCAGAATTACGTTCAAAGCACGGAAAAAGGGAATGTGGTTTACGTAGCGGTGACCGAAGGAAACAAGAAAGTAGCCAGGGCGAGGGAAGTAAAGACAGGCCTGAGCTACAATGGTAAAGTCGAAATCCTTTCAGGTTTGTCGGCCGGAGATCATCTGATCACGCTCGGTTACCAGGAAGTTTCCGACGGCCAGCCGATCAGCTATTAA
- a CDS encoding TetR/AcrR family transcriptional regulator, producing MKERIIKSALNLFWRYGIRSVTMDDIARDLGISKRTIYQHYSDKEAILALVIQEEIRMQKCQMEKLEELAENPIEEAMYATVQMQETLADMNPTLLYDLKKYYPNAWELFQNYKHEYIIRNIRDNLLKGIEMGLYRTDIDIDVLSLLRVEQIVLAFDPTVYPSKRFNMMHVQTQFLHHFLRGILSEKGFEYYNTIKDKPATEFNTHEKCQNNT from the coding sequence GTGAAAGAGCGAATTATCAAATCGGCACTGAACCTTTTCTGGCGCTACGGGATACGAAGCGTCACGATGGACGACATTGCCCGTGACCTCGGAATTTCGAAACGTACCATTTACCAGCATTACTCCGACAAGGAGGCCATTCTAGCCCTGGTGATCCAGGAGGAGATCCGGATGCAGAAATGTCAGATGGAAAAACTGGAAGAGCTTGCGGAAAACCCGATCGAAGAAGCAATGTATGCCACAGTGCAGATGCAAGAAACGCTCGCCGACATGAACCCGACGCTCCTGTACGACCTGAAAAAATATTACCCCAATGCGTGGGAGCTTTTTCAGAACTACAAACACGAGTACATCATCCGGAATATTCGTGACAACCTGCTGAAAGGCATCGAAATGGGCCTGTACCGAACCGACATCGACATAGATGTGCTTTCGCTCCTGCGCGTGGAGCAAATCGTGCTCGCTTTCGACCCGACCGTTTATCCCTCAAAGCGATTCAACATGATGCACGTACAAACGCAGTTCCTGCATCATTTCCTGCGGGGCATACTTTCGGAAAAAGGATTTGAATACTACAACACCATAAAAGATAAACCAGCAACTGAATTCAATACCCATGAAAAATGCCAGAACAATACGTAG
- a CDS encoding TolC family protein: MKNARTIRSSLMLLTALISFTSLHAQTGYSLKEAVDYAVKHNLNVKNAQLDAVSAEARIGEIRATGLPQVNANLSLVDNVIIQRFFLPANFADPTAPENAPPVALEFGIPWQGSASATLNQLIFNGSYFIGLKAAATYRELAQKNITSSKVSIAEAVTKAYYSAQVAEERAKLLDLNIARVDSSMRETKAMNASGFVELLDVNRLEVQINNLQTERQKVQNLIELSYALLRFQMGMPANEPIKLTDDINLVNLDELRAQLANTDVSYERRIEYSLLNTQEKLANLDLRNVRSGYLPSISASVGYGHNNGTDTFAKLWTSKWFNNSAVTLNVSIPIFDGFLKKYQINQKKIAIDKVKNSQALLKQSIDLENNQAAINIKNAFATLETQKRNLALAEEIVRVSKIKYKEGVGSNIEVINAESSLKEAQTNYFTALYDLMIAKVDLSKARGELYSE, encoded by the coding sequence ATGAAAAATGCCAGAACAATACGTAGCTCGTTGATGCTGCTCACGGCACTAATAAGTTTCACTTCGTTGCATGCACAAACCGGTTATTCACTCAAAGAAGCGGTCGATTATGCCGTAAAGCATAATCTGAACGTAAAGAATGCACAGCTGGACGCCGTCTCTGCTGAAGCCCGGATTGGAGAGATTCGTGCGACCGGGTTGCCACAAGTGAATGCAAACCTTTCGTTGGTGGATAATGTGATTATCCAACGATTCTTTCTTCCAGCCAATTTTGCAGATCCTACCGCCCCGGAAAACGCCCCTCCGGTAGCCCTCGAATTCGGTATTCCGTGGCAAGGTTCTGCCTCGGCTACTTTAAACCAGCTCATTTTTAACGGCTCTTATTTTATTGGTCTGAAAGCAGCGGCGACTTATCGCGAGCTAGCACAGAAGAATATCACATCTTCAAAAGTGTCGATTGCGGAGGCGGTAACCAAAGCTTACTATTCCGCTCAAGTCGCGGAAGAGCGGGCTAAATTGTTGGATTTAAACATCGCGCGTGTTGATTCGTCCATGCGTGAAACAAAGGCCATGAATGCAAGTGGTTTTGTAGAGTTGCTTGATGTGAACCGTCTTGAGGTACAGATTAACAATCTGCAAACCGAGCGTCAGAAGGTACAAAACCTGATAGAGCTCAGTTATGCACTACTTAGGTTTCAAATGGGAATGCCGGCAAATGAACCTATTAAATTAACCGATGATATTAATTTGGTCAACCTAGATGAATTGCGGGCGCAATTAGCTAATACAGATGTGAGCTATGAACGACGCATCGAATATTCACTGCTGAATACCCAGGAAAAGCTTGCGAATCTTGACCTACGGAATGTCAGAAGCGGGTATTTACCCAGTATTTCTGCTTCAGTTGGTTACGGACATAACAATGGTACCGACACCTTCGCAAAGTTGTGGACCTCCAAGTGGTTCAACAACTCTGCTGTAACCTTGAATGTCTCCATCCCGATTTTCGACGGCTTTCTGAAAAAATACCAGATCAACCAGAAAAAGATTGCAATCGATAAAGTTAAAAACAGCCAGGCCTTGCTGAAACAGTCGATCGACCTGGAAAACAACCAGGCAGCGATCAATATCAAAAATGCATTTGCCACGCTCGAAACACAGAAACGCAACTTGGCGCTCGCCGAAGAGATCGTGCGTGTTTCGAAAATCAAATACAAGGAAGGCGTAGGCTCCAACATCGAGGTAATCAATGCAGAGTCTTCATTGAAAGAAGCACAGACTAATTATTTCACGGCATTATATGACCTGATGATCGCGAAAGTGGATCTCAGCAAAGCCAGGGGCGAGCTCTATTCCGAATAA
- a CDS encoding IS1182 family transposase, translating to MSLYRDTSNLYGKTGNPSIDPVVFFKLMLTGYLENITSDRRLIEHCSMRMDILYFLGYDIDEQLPWHSTISRTRQLYPATVFESLFDKVFAMCVDKGMVSGHTQALDSAPVKANASMESLELKRPFQSIKNHFENVDAENQQQISTGIASPVGLITAPSHHLRRMKSHQEKLRENPVSASGAAHERAQLFSNKTHYNPHDPDARISVKPGKARKLNYHCSMAVDTGQGVISHIQADFADGRDSQYLPAMTEKVESRLKVNELCMTDLLADGGYSNGYNYEYLESRNITAWIPVFGKYKPEREWVTYDRQEDVFICTMNKKIPFKGFGRTSDGQPIKNYRASKKDCIPCVLKDSCTPKSLFKRIFTTTYEDYYYRAHERQHSRQGKQMKRLRQSTIEPVFGSLVHHYGLSKINVLGKAAAHKVMLMSAICFNLKKYLKTFNRKWVQSASKEAVGHCDATFLVPFNRVDLTS from the coding sequence ATTTCATTATACCGAGATACCAGCAACCTTTACGGTAAAACCGGCAACCCATCGATCGATCCCGTTGTGTTCTTCAAGTTAATGCTGACCGGTTATTTGGAGAACATCACATCTGATCGTCGTCTGATCGAGCATTGCTCGATGCGAATGGACATTCTTTACTTTTTAGGCTACGATATTGATGAGCAGCTGCCTTGGCATTCGACTATCAGCAGAACCAGGCAACTATATCCCGCCACCGTTTTTGAAAGTCTGTTCGATAAGGTTTTTGCTATGTGTGTTGACAAAGGGATGGTCAGTGGACATACTCAAGCCTTGGATTCCGCCCCCGTCAAAGCGAATGCCTCAATGGAAAGTCTTGAATTGAAACGGCCATTTCAATCAATCAAGAACCACTTTGAGAATGTTGATGCTGAAAATCAACAGCAGATAAGCACTGGCATAGCTTCGCCCGTGGGGTTAATAACTGCGCCCTCACATCATCTCAGGCGCATGAAATCTCACCAGGAAAAACTTCGCGAAAACCCTGTAAGTGCTAGCGGCGCTGCTCACGAAAGAGCACAGCTGTTCAGCAATAAGACACATTACAATCCCCACGATCCAGATGCACGGATTTCAGTAAAGCCTGGCAAAGCAAGAAAACTCAATTATCACTGTAGTATGGCAGTCGATACAGGCCAAGGGGTAATCAGCCATATACAGGCAGATTTTGCCGATGGGAGAGATAGTCAGTATTTGCCAGCAATGACTGAAAAGGTCGAAAGCCGGCTAAAGGTGAATGAACTGTGCATGACAGATCTGCTAGCAGATGGCGGTTACTCCAACGGTTACAATTATGAATACTTGGAATCACGAAACATCACAGCCTGGATACCTGTTTTTGGAAAGTACAAACCGGAAAGGGAATGGGTCACCTACGACAGGCAAGAGGATGTTTTTATCTGCACAATGAATAAGAAAATTCCATTTAAAGGCTTCGGCCGAACTTCCGATGGACAGCCAATAAAGAATTATCGGGCTTCTAAAAAAGATTGCATTCCCTGCGTTCTCAAAGATTCTTGTACCCCTAAGTCCCTATTTAAAAGAATATTCACAACAACCTATGAAGATTATTACTATCGAGCTCATGAAAGGCAACACAGCAGGCAAGGCAAACAGATGAAACGACTGCGACAGAGTACAATTGAGCCGGTCTTTGGAAGCCTGGTTCATCATTACGGGTTAAGCAAAATCAATGTTCTAGGAAAAGCTGCCGCTCACAAGGTGATGCTGATGTCGGCCATATGCTTCAATCTTAAAAAGTACCTTAAAACATTTAATAGGAAATGGGTGCAGAGTGCATCAAAAGAGGCCGTAGGGCATTGTGATGCTACGTTCCTAGTGCCTTTTAATCGCGTTGACTTGACCTCATGA